The window GATGAAGCGCGCGTCGGCGATCGTCACCAATCGTGGGGGTCGCACCTGCCATGCCGCGATCATCGCGCGCGAACTGGGCATTCCGGCCATCGTCGGCACGGGCAACGCCACCTCCACGCTCGAAGAAGACGAGCCGGTGACGGTGTGCTGCGCGGAGGGCGACACCGGGTACGTCTATCGCGGCGCCCTCGAGTTCGAGGTCGTGCGCACGGACGTGGGCAATCTCCCCTCGCTGCCCGCCAAGATCATGATGAACGTGGGCAATCCCGAACTGGCATTCGAGTTTGCTCAGATCCCCAACGCCGGCGTGGGGCTGGCGCGGCTGGAGTTCGTGATCAACAACGTCATCGGCATCCATCCCAAGGCGATTCTCGACATCGAGCACGTACGCGAGACGCTGCGCGAGGAGATCACGCGCCGGGCGCGCGGGTATGCCAGCCCCGAAGCCTTCTTCGTGGACAAGTTGGTGGAGGGCGTGGCCACCATCGCCGCGGGGTTCTACCCCAAGCCGGTCATCGTGCGGTTGTCGGACTTCAAGTCCAACGAGTATCGCAAGCTGCTGGGCGGGGAGATGTACGAGCCCGAGGAGGAGAACCCGATGCTCGGGTTCCGCGGCGCGTCGCGCTACGTGGCCGAGAGCTTCCGCGACTGCTTCGAGTTGGAGTGCCGCGCCATGAAGCGCGTGCGCGACGAGTTGGGGTTCACGAACGTGGAACTGATGATTCCCTTCGTGCGCACGGTGAGCGAGGCCAAGCGCGTGGTGGAGTTGCTCGCGGAGCACGGGCTGGAGCGCGGGGAGAACGGGCTGCGACTGATCATGATGTGCGAGATCCCGTCCAACGCGCTGCTCGCCGACGAGTTCCTGGAATACTTCGACGGCTACTCGATCGGGTCCAACGACCTCACGCAGCTCACGCTGGGGCTGGATCGCGACTCGGGGCTCGTGGCCCAGGGGTTCGACGAGCGCGACCCGGCGGTGAAGAAGCTCCTCTCCATGTCGATCTCGGCCTGCAACCGGCTGGGCAAGTACATCGGCATCTGCGGGCAAGGTCCGTCCGATCACGCCGACTTCGCCAGATGGCTGATGGACGAGGGCATCCAGACGATCTCGCTGAATCCGGATACCGTCGTGGAGACGTGGATGCGATTGGGATCTGCTTCATGAGTCGGTAGGGCGGGAGGGCGCTGGACGGCGTCGCCGTCGCCTCCCTGCCGCCGTACGGGTATGTTGGCGGGCAACGCTTTGGCTGGTCACATTGTCTCACCATCGTTTCCAGCCCGGACGCCCGCCATGTTCCGCGACCTCGCGTACGCCGCCCGTTCCCTTCGCAAGAATCCAGGGTTCACGATCACGGCGCTGATCACGCTCGCCCTCGGGATCGGCGCCACCACCGCGATCTTCAGCGTGGTGAACGCGGTGCTGCTGCGCCCGCTGCCGTACGCCGACGCGGACCGTCTCGTCGTCATCACGTCGGACATGGTGGCGCGGGACGTGAACGATTTTCCGCTGGCGCCGGGTGACGTCAAGCAGATGCGCGACGGGGGGACACTGTTCTCGGGGATCGCCGCGCTCACGACGTTCCGAATCCCGACCGTGGATGACAAGGGCAACACCGAACAGATCCGCGGCGCGCAGGTCACGACGAACCTCCTGAGCGTGCTCGGCGAGCATGTCGTGGCGGGGCGCGACTTCAGCGATGCCGACGGCACGGCGCCTCAGATCACGCTCGGTCCCGACGGCCGGCCGGTGGCGTCGAGCACGCCCCCGCCCCCGCCGGTCGCCATCCTTGCCTACGGATACTGGCAGCGTCGTTTCGGCGGCGATCGCGCGGTGGTGGGGACGGTGATCCCCGTCGGTCCCGCGCGCGCCGAGGTGGTCGGCATCGCGCCACCCGGCCTCGAGCTGCTGTTTCCGCCGAGTTTTCACGTTGAGCGCACGCCGGACGTGTACCTCGCCGCGCGCATCGACTGGGCCACCGCATCGCACATCAACGTGGGGTGGCGCGCCGTGGCCCGCATGAGGCCCGGCGTTTCGGCGTCGGCCGCTCAGTCGCAGATGAACACCGTGGCCACGGACCTCAACGCGCTCGTCCCGATCAAGCAGACCGCCGGGTTCCGGCTGCGCGTCGTGCCGATGCACCAGGAGATGGTGGCCGACGCGCGTTCGGCCATCCTCGCCCTCATGGGCGGCGTGACGTTCGTGCTCCTCATCGCCTGTGCCAACGTGGCGAACCTCCTGCTCGTGCGCACGTCCCGTCGCGAGCGCGAGTTGGCCGTCCGCGCGGCGCTCGGCGGCAGCCGCACGCGGCTGATGCGCCAGATGCTCGCGGAGGCCGTGCTGCTCTCCGCGGGCGGCGCCCTGCTGGGCATCGGACTCGCCGCCCTGGGCGTGAAGCTGCTGGTCGCCATCGGCCCCCAGGATCTGCCGACGATCGGCCGCGTGGCCATCGACCCGACGGCGCTCGCGTTCAGCATCGGCGCCGGCGTGCTGGCTGCGGCCGTGTTCGGAGTCGTGCCGGCGTTGCGGGCGTCGCGTCCGGACATCGTGCGCGTGTTGCGTTCGAGCAGCCGGACGTCTGAGCTGGGGGCCGGGCGCGCGTTGCGCAACGGGGTCGTGACCGCTGAGGTGGCTCTGGCGTTCGTGCTGCTGGTGGGGAGCGGACTCATGCTGCGCAGCTTCGCCGTGTTGACGCGGGCGGATCCCGGCTTCGATTCGCAGGGGCTCCTGACCTTCCAGGCGCGGAGTCCGGCGGGCGGCCCCCCAGAGGCGCGGGCGGCATTCAGCCGCCTGATGCAGGAGCGGCTCGCCGGGATGCCGGGGGTCACCGGCGTCGCGGCCGGCACTCCGGTGCCGTTCAGCGGCGGCGACGCCACGGCGCGCTGGGGCACCGAGACCGCCGTCAATGATCCCGCGGCGTTCCGGGAAGCCGACCTCGGCATCGTGACGCCGGGATACTTCCGCGTCATGCACACGAGGGTGTTGGCCGGGCGCACGTTCACCGAGGCCGACAACGTGCCGACGTCGACATCGGTCGTGATCGATCGGGCGCTCGCGGCCAGAGCATTTCCGGGACAGTCCGCGGTGGGGAAGCGGCTCTACGTTCGCTATCGCAGCGACGATCCGGAGTGGGTGGATGTGATCGGGGTGGTGGATCAGGTGCGGCGCGACTCGCCGGCGTCGGATGGGCCGGAGCAGATGTACGTGACCGACGGTGAGATCGGCTTCGGAATCGCGACGTGGATCGTGCGCACGTCCGGCGATCCGGCGCGACTGGAGTCGACGGTGCGATCCACCATCGCGCAGATCGACCCGAAGATTCCGATCGTCGCCATGAAACCGATGGGTGAATACCTGCGCGACGCGCGCGCCCCCACGCGATTCGCGCTCGTCCTGGTCGGTGCCTTTGCCGTGATTGCCCTCGTGCTCGCCGCCGTGGGGCTGTACGGCGTGTTGTCCACCATCGTCCGTCAGCGCACCGCCGAGATCGGGGTGCGGATGGCGTTCGGCGCGCCCAAGGGGCGCATCTTCGCGCAGATGGTCGGCGAGGGGATGCGACTCGGCGTGGTCGGCGTGGCGCTCGGCGTGGCCGCGGCGCTGGCGCTCACGCGCTCCATGCGGAGCATGTTGGTTGGCGTGGCGCCCACGGACCCGATCACGTTCGTGGCGATCGCCGTGATCTTCCTGGGCATCGCCGCGCTGTCGTGCTGGCTCCCCGCGCGTCGGGCGGCGGCGTTGGATCC of the Gemmatimonadaceae bacterium genome contains:
- a CDS encoding ABC transporter permease codes for the protein MFRDLAYAARSLRKNPGFTITALITLALGIGATTAIFSVVNAVLLRPLPYADADRLVVITSDMVARDVNDFPLAPGDVKQMRDGGTLFSGIAALTTFRIPTVDDKGNTEQIRGAQVTTNLLSVLGEHVVAGRDFSDADGTAPQITLGPDGRPVASSTPPPPPVAILAYGYWQRRFGGDRAVVGTVIPVGPARAEVVGIAPPGLELLFPPSFHVERTPDVYLAARIDWATASHINVGWRAVARMRPGVSASAAQSQMNTVATDLNALVPIKQTAGFRLRVVPMHQEMVADARSAILALMGGVTFVLLIACANVANLLLVRTSRRERELAVRAALGGSRTRLMRQMLAEAVLLSAGGALLGIGLAALGVKLLVAIGPQDLPTIGRVAIDPTALAFSIGAGVLAAAVFGVVPALRASRPDIVRVLRSSSRTSELGAGRALRNGVVTAEVALAFVLLVGSGLMLRSFAVLTRADPGFDSQGLLTFQARSPAGGPPEARAAFSRLMQERLAGMPGVTGVAAGTPVPFSGGDATARWGTETAVNDPAAFREADLGIVTPGYFRVMHTRVLAGRTFTEADNVPTSTSVVIDRALAARAFPGQSAVGKRLYVRYRSDDPEWVDVIGVVDQVRRDSPASDGPEQMYVTDGEIGFGIATWIVRTSGDPARLESTVRSTIAQIDPKIPIVAMKPMGEYLRDARAPTRFALVLVGAFAVIALVLAAVGLYGVLSTIVRQRTAEIGVRMAFGAPKGRIFAQMVGEGMRLGVVGVALGVAAALALTRSMRSMLVGVAPTDPITFVAIAVIFLGIAALSCWLPARRAAALDPADALRGD